The Dasypus novemcinctus isolate mDasNov1 chromosome 12, mDasNov1.1.hap2, whole genome shotgun sequence genome includes a window with the following:
- the LOC101420500 gene encoding olfactory receptor 6C65-like encodes MQNKTSVTEFILLGLTDDPDLQIVISFFMFFMYLLSLIGNTTIIMLTLTNASLKTPMYFFLRNFSLLEISYTTACIPRFLISIITGDITISYNACLTQVFFLILLGATEFFLLAVMPYDRYVAICKPLHYTSIMSNKVCNRLVISSWLAGFLVIFPPVILGLQLDFCDSSIIDHFACDSSPLLLISCTDTTFLELMAFFLAIFTLLVTLTLVIISYALILRTILKFPSAQQRKKAFSTCSSHMIVVSISYGSCIFMYVKTSAKEGVAFSKGVAVLNTSIAPMLNPFIYSLRNQQVKQALKDLIKKCFHQRNTNLC; translated from the coding sequence ATGCAAAATAAGACATCAGTTACAGAATTTATTCTTCTGGGACTTACGGATGACCCAGACTTACAAATTGTGATATCCTTCTTTATGTTCTTCATGTACTTACTAAGTCTAATTGGAAACACAACCATCATCATGTTAACACTGACAAATGCTTCTCTGAAAactcccatgtatttcttcctcaggAATTTTTCACTGTTAGAAATTTCATACACAACAGCCTGTATTCCTAGATTTCTGATCAGCATTATTACTGGAGACATAACCATTTCCTATAATGCTTGCCTGacacaagtattttttttaatccttctgGGAGCAACAGAATTTTTTCTTCTGGCTGTTATGCCCTATGATCGCTATGTGGCTATCTGCAAACCTCTGCATTACACCAGTATAATGAGCAACAAAGTCTGCAACAGGCTTGTAATCAGCTCCTGGTTAGCTGGTTTCCTTGTTATCTTTCCTCCAGTGATTTTGGGTCTCCAACTGGATTTCTGCGACTCTAGCATTATTGACCATTTCGCTTGTGACTCTTCTCCTTTGCTGCTGATTTCTTGCACAGACACAACATTCCTAGAGCTCATGGCATTTTTCCTAGCTATATTCACACTCCTGGTAACTTTGACCTTGGTGATTATCTCCTACGCACTCATCCTTAGAACAATTCTGAAGTTTCCTTCTGCTCAGCAAAGGAAAAAGGCCTTTTCCACTTGTTCCTCGCATATGATCGTTGTTTCCATTTCATATGGGAGTTGCATTTTCATGTATGTCAAAACTTCAGCAAAAGAAGGGGTCGCTTTTAGCAAGGGTGTAGCAGTACTTAACACCTCCATTGCTCCCATGCTGAATCCCTTCATTTACTCCTTAAGGAACCAGCAGGTGAAACAAGCCCTTAAAGACTTGAtcaaaaaatgttttcatcagaGAAACACTAATTTATGTTAA